A window from Hemibagrus wyckioides isolate EC202008001 linkage group LG17, SWU_Hwy_1.0, whole genome shotgun sequence encodes these proteins:
- the rwdd3 gene encoding RWD domain-containing protein 3, with protein MSEEALDEMSALSAIFCEKDEFQLIEESAQTGLVYCISTAIDTDSGKKTLNLTFHLPPQYPQSPPDISVTSGDFSRDLCQELKRAMLRKAHTLPPEPMVHQLVMWLQHNFTDLITIPNSPGESNTASEDSKAQDMWTALFHLDHMRAKAKYIKLIEKWTSELGLTGRLFVGRPILILLQGTKESIKEYIHLQRTVKVDVDSSGKRCKEKMMRVLCEVPLTEDFKRIVTFEVKEDLSSEDLRREFDSVGSMKLYQEFVPSLQ; from the exons ATGTCTGAAGAAGCGCTGGATGAAATGTCAGCTCTGTCTGCAATTTTCTGTGAAAAAGACGAATTTCAGTTGATTGAGGAATCAG CTCAGACAGGACTCGTGTACTGCATCTCCACTGCGATCGACACAGACAGcgggaaaaaaaccctgaacCTCACTTTCCATCTCCCTCCCCAGTACCCTCAATCCCCTCCTGATATCAGCGTCACTTCCGGCGATTTCTCGAGGGACCTCTGCCAGGAGCTAAAGAGAGCGATGCTTAGGAAAGCTCACACTCTTCCACCTGAGCCCATGGTCCACCAGCTAGTGATGTGGCTTCAGCACAATTTCACCGACCTGATTACAATCCCAAACAGCCCAGGAGAATCAAACACAGCTAGCGAGGACAGTAAAGCACAGGACATGTGGACAGCGTTGTTTCATCTAGATCATATGCGCGCTAAAGCTAAATATATCAAACTGATTGAAAAGTGGACCTCAGAGCTGGGTTTGACGGGGAGACTGTTTGTGGGAAGGCCGATTTTGATTTTACTGCAAGGAACGAAGGAAAGCATTAAG GAATATATCCACCTCCAGAGGACGGTGAAAGTCGATGTGGACTCGTCAGGCAAGCGGTGCAAAGAGAAGATGATGAGGGTTTTATGTGAAGTGCCCCTTACTGAGGATTTTAAAAG aaTCGTAACGTTTGAGGTTAAAGAAGACTTGTCTTCAGAGGACCTGAGAAGGGAGTTTGATTCGGTCGGATCGATGAAGCTTTACCAAGAATTTGTTCCCTCTTTACAATAA
- the LOC131367639 gene encoding TLC domain-containing protein 4-B-like: MEPLSIPVVLVTLSSFLISQWIFHVACPWLSERLIPAFLTLTHMQRTEWSSRAVSTVHALVVGLFCLYILLFDDAIKKDPVWGDPSLVKLNVGITTGYLISDLLLMIYFWDFIGEKYFVIHHLAALIAYYYVLSQGILPYFANFRLLAEFSTPFVNQRWFLQVLGYHKLSNPSLVNGVAMAFSFFLVRIAVIPVYYSQVYSVYGTEAFYRLTPGARSAWILCSLCLDVMNSMWMRKILRGCLKVLRSSRSQKPVIEKENPKID, translated from the exons ATGGAGCCTCTGAGCATCCCTGTGGTGTTGGTTACTCTCAGCAGTTTCCTCATCTCTCAGTGGATCTTTCACGTCGCATGTCCATGGCTGTCCGAACGCCTCATTCCGGCTTtcctcacgctcacacacatgcagaggACAGAGTGGAGCTCTAG GGCCGTCTCTACAGTCCATGCTTTGGTGGTGGGACTTTTTTGTCTCTACATATTACTTTTTGATGATGCTATCAAGAAAGATCCAGTTTG gggAGATCCTTCACTGGTGAAACTGAATGTGGGCATAACCACAGGCTACCTCATTTCAG atcTGCTGCTTATGATCTACTTCTGGGATTTCATAGGAGAGAAGTATTTTGTCATACACCACCTTGCTGCTCTTATTGCCTATTATTACGTACTG agtcAGGGAATATTGCCCTATTTTGCTAATTTCCGTCTGCTTGCTGAATTTTCCACCCCCTTCGTGAACCAGAG GTGGTTTCTTCAGGTTCTGGGCTACCACAAGCTTTCCAACCCCAGCCTTGTTAATGGAGTAGCCATggccttttcctttttcctggTGAGGATCGCGGTCATTCCAGTCTACTACAGccaagtgtacagtgtgtacggCACTGAGGCCTTCTACAGACTCACTCCGGGGGCTCGCAGCGCCTGGATCCTCTGCAGCCTCTGCCTCGATGTCATGAACTCCATGTGGATGCGCAAGATCCTTCGGGGGTGCCTGAAAGTTCTACGCTCCAGCAGATCCCAAAAACCAGTGATAGAGAAGGAGAACCCAAAAATTGACTGA
- the LOC131367576 gene encoding holocytochrome c-type synthase-like, with protein MSSPLGTVKAEAVAMSDESRAPPSGCPMHQDSKRAAPPPECPMHRAAAPEQHKSAPDVPAHQDRAYEFVQCPVTGARGTNPTASDINPANMMPPPNQQPSPGQPFSLSVMREESHIPRAGSEQNWVYPSEQMFWNAMLRKGWHWREQDISKKDMTNIISIHNQNNENAWKEILKWEVLHLKECPCGPSLKRFGGKAREFTPRARFRHWMGHELPFDRHDWIVDRCGKEVRYVIDYYDGGHGSNHTILDVRPAFDSLGAVWDRMKVAWWRWTSS; from the exons ATGTCCAGTCCTCTTGGCACAGTCAAAGCGGAGGCTGTTGCGATGTCTGATGAGAGTCGAGCTCCGCCTTCAGGTTGTCCCATGCACCAGGACTCCAAAAGAG ctgctcctcctcctgagTGCCCCATGCACCGAGCAGCTGCTCCAGAACAACACAAGAGTGCACCAGATGTTCCAGCACATCAGGACAGAGCCTACGAGTTTGTGCAGTGTCCTGTGACCGGAGCTAGAGGAACTAATCCTACAGCATCTGACATCAACCCTGCCAACATG ATGCCTCCTCCTAACCAGCAGCCTTCTCCCGGTCAGcccttttctctgtctgtgatGCGAGAAGAGTCCCACATCCCTCGCGCAGGATCCGAGCAGAACTGGGTTTATCCCTCTGAGCAGATGTTCTGGAACGCCATGCTGAGGAAAGG GTGGCACTGGAGGGAGCAAGACATCTCTAAAAAAGACATGACCAACATCATTTCCATTCACAACCAGAACAACGAGAACGCCTGGAAGGAGATCCTGAAATGGGAAGTTCTGCATTTAAA GGAGTGTCCGTGTGGACCTTCTCTTAAAAGGTTTGGAGGCAAAGCCAGAGAATTTACTCCGAGAGCCCGCTTTCGTCACTGGATGGG GCACGAGCTGCCGTTTGACAGACACGACTGGATCGTGGACCGGTGCGGCAAAGAGGTGCGATACGTCATCGACTACTACGATGGAGGTCATGGGTCGAATCACACCATCCTAGACGTCCGGCCGGCGTTTGATTCTTTAGGAGCCGTTTGGGATCGCATGAAGGTGGCGTGGTGGAGATGGACATCATCATAA